The DNA sequence TTGAGTTCCCGCACGAATTCGCTGTAATAACTCTGGTTAAATTCAATAGCAATTCCCAGGGCAATAAAGCCTCCGTACACGATGGGGATCTTCCAGTATTTGCCGTTATAGAATTGCCCGCCGCCAGGTATGATCGCGGAATACAGCAGGGCTTTGCCCGAAGAAAGAGCAATTTCCCGCTCGTCTTTGGCGGGTTTTTTCGCAGCGGATGCCTCCGGCGCAGCGGTGGTGTCGATGGCCGCGGCGGTGTTAGTTACCGGGATCGTATCCACGGTCATTTCGCCTGCCGGTATTGTTTCAGGAGCGGGAAGGGTATCAATATCCTGGGCGCAAAGGCGGGGAGCAGCCCAGATCAGCAGCATGAGCGATGCACCAATAATACATGTTCCCCGTATGCTTCCGGAAGTTTTCAATCGACGCAGCAATTAGCCAAGGATATCAAGAATACGGTTCAGGTCATTCCTGGAAAGTACAGGAATCTCAATCTTTCCTTTTCCTGAATCATCAATTCTCAGTTGCACTTTTGTACCGAACCTGGACGATAAGCCATCTGCTATTTTACGATATTCATAGGGCTGCTGCTCCGGCTTTTTATCCTTTTTCAGCGGTTCCGCAGCTACCTCCCTGACGAGTTCTTCAACTTTACGCACCGACAACCCCTTTTCGATGATCTGCCGGTACACCCACAACTGTTTATCGGCCCCGTTAATGGTGATCAGCGCCCGGGCATGCCCCATGCTGATCTGCTCGTCACGGATCGCCGCCTGGATGACCGGGGGTAATTTCAGCAGGCGCAGGTAATTCGTCACCGTAGACCGGTTCTTGCCTACCCTGTCTCCCAGCTCATCCTGCTTCAGGTGGCATTCATCAATCATTCGCTGGTAACTGATAGCGATCTCTATGGCATTCAGGTTTTCCCGCTGGATATTTTCAATCAGGGCCAGTTCCAGCATGGCCACATCATCCGCCGAACGTACATAGGCCGGGATCTCTTTCAACCCTGCCAGGCGGGAAGCCCTCAGCCTTCGTTCCCCGGATATAAGCTGGTAACTTCTCTCGCCCGCTCTGCGAACGGTCACCGGCTGGATAATTCCTTGTAATCGAATGGAATCGGCCAGTTCCTGTAAGGCTGTCTGGTCAAAGTCGCTCCTGGGCTGAAAAGGGTTCGTCTCAATTTCGTCCAGCGGGACCATG is a window from the Anseongella ginsenosidimutans genome containing:
- a CDS encoding DUF5683 domain-containing protein codes for the protein MKTSGSIRGTCIIGASLMLLIWAAPRLCAQDIDTLPAPETIPAGEMTVDTIPVTNTAAAIDTTAAPEASAAKKPAKDEREIALSSGKALLYSAIIPGGGQFYNGKYWKIPIVYGGFIALGIAIEFNQSYYSEFVRELNYRGDGDPLTVPKYDEEIIPNSRIIEARNYYRRYRDMCIIGVGVLYGLNIVDAYVDAELSNFDISEDLTMKVAPSLQFDPTFAAAGMGVAPGFSVRLAIR
- a CDS encoding ParB/RepB/Spo0J family partition protein gives rise to the protein MCALKRNALGKGLSALLQDNETTNNIPAGEPAISGSILMVPLDEIETNPFQPRSDFDQTALQELADSIRLQGIIQPVTVRRAGERSYQLISGERRLRASRLAGLKEIPAYVRSADDVAMLELALIENIQRENLNAIEIAISYQRMIDECHLKQDELGDRVGKNRSTVTNYLRLLKLPPVIQAAIRDEQISMGHARALITINGADKQLWVYRQIIEKGLSVRKVEELVREVAAEPLKKDKKPEQQPYEYRKIADGLSSRFGTKVQLRIDDSGKGKIEIPVLSRNDLNRILDILG